The Osmia bicornis bicornis chromosome 11, iOsmBic2.1, whole genome shotgun sequence genome includes the window atttttctttatcataaatttcatctgCTAGTAAGAAACGTTAatattagaattaaaaaaaaaattaattgaatatttaatgaaaaacaaacTATCAATAGTTTTTAACCTTCAAAGGGGTTTCATagaaaaacaatatttaacGGTACATGAATggtataaaatttaatcatcACTGTTTAGGAAaagtataattgaaataaatttcttttttattattgtaaacGAGTATATATATTCCAAGTTTTTATCATGCATCTATTAAAGGTTAACGTTCCGATGATACacgattttatatttaaaatttttattttatgtgttacgaattattttatatatttgacgtttttaattatttatccaTGACGTTAGGCGGGTTcggtacatttaataaatcattGCGTTTTACATTTACACGCAGCTTTTATTTTCCGTGTTCAAAGTAATGGTACATTGTAAGTACCGAATACGGCTAATGCTCATATTCACCTAATATTTGTGTAAACACTTTTTGGCTGAGTAATAAGCATGGTGATAAATACTTGACAATATTGTAGCGATTCATACTTTATCAACGAGTTAAATACcaaaatattttgatttcAACTTAATTGAAAACAATGTTTTTGTTATCCACAAGTGCATGAGATGTGCTTAAACTAGTTATAAAAACATGttgcaaaaaatattaagtaatcttatttcttatttagCTAAAGAagttgtataattaataaatttattcagtAAATAGTCTGCCTTTTCTGTACCATGTAGGAAGTATGTTTTCCACACTACTGCTTGTTATTCGCTATTATTAAAACAGTTCTTATCGTTTAGAATTTTCCTACAGTATTTGTTTTCTTTTGAGTAAATTATCATcgcataattaaaaattacatagTCACTATATAGATTTTTGTTCAAAATGCAGCATGTTATACGAATCACATTTGTATACAACTTATTTTCATTGCTATAAGTTCTGCAAGTTTCATTAGGGaacgatattaattttaataatcagTATGAAAGTTGCACATTATTTTCCTGGTATGTGTAATTATTAAAGGAGGGTGCAGTTCACGTTTTACCGCCCGTAGAACCAAAATTAGGAAATATCCCCTGATAGATTTCGACGGGTCCTATCGAATGAACCTAGTCCCAGATTGCGCAAacgaataatgaaaaagttataatctgtaaaatttttgtattttttactTAAAAGGAAGTTTAAAGTTTCTATTTATAATAGTGGTTGAGTGGCGTAAGGGTTGAGGCGCTCGCTCTTCGACAGCGAGATCGGGAGTTCAAATCCCCGAGgagcaaatatttttttttttttatcctccGAAAACCTTAATCATACAAAGCTCGGTCGCGTTTCCTCTCTGGATTTAATTAGgttaattttttctatttgcCCAACCTGAGACTAGGCTCATTCAATAGAATACTAAGAGACCTTTCAGAATATACAATACATATTGTCCTATTTTGTGGGCGGTGAAACACGGAACTGTACCCAAGAAGGATATATGTTAATGCTTAACATTCATTAGttattttaaaggtaatttcATATACTAACAGCACTTCTATGTTGCACTTGTGTTACGTTGCaattagtttcttctttatgGTACATAAGTTTCACTTGCAAAACTTTGCGAGGCAAAGTCCGAAAATTacatgaaaaatataaaatagcgTTAGTAATCAGAGTActattgaatattataaattgcATTGCCATTCTCAGCCAGAATATTGGAAATTAACAGTACTTATGTTGTCATGTGACTAAACGGCAGGTTCTCAAAGAAGCCTGTTATGTATggtgtttttatattttcctttAAGAATGAGCACCCGAGTATTCGTTGGTGGATTAACATACCGGGTGAGAGAGCGCGACCTTGTGAAGTTCTTCCGGAAATATGGTAGAATCAAGGAGGTCGCTATGAAGAATGGATTTGCCTTTGTGGTAAGTCTAATGTGGTTCAATTGTTTTTTTACAGTATGGTAGGGACAAGGGTCTATGTCGGTGGGCTTCCATACGGCACCAGGGAAAGAGACCTTGAGAGATTTTTCAGAGGCTACGGTCGATTCCGTGATGTCCTCATCAAGAATGGTTACGGTTTTGTTGTAAgtacatatattaaattttacatacGCATCTTAACACTTTACTCTACTCAGTTTGGCTCTGTATATTATTTACCACACACTGTGTTAATATTCCTAATCCCTGTCTTAATTATTCGTTTATTTTGCTAAAATATTTCACACAAACGTGTAAAAGAAATCGGCTAGTTCTGcaaaaatttttcatagaaaaaaTTAGCTTAGTTACTCTACCATTTCATTGTTGACCAAAGTGCGTAGAGTATAGTGTTGTTACTTTGAAAATCACTTGAACACGTGAGTTGATCTGACCTACCTTGAGTCCTGAACACATTGGTACTCTGGCTGCTTAGTGGAACTGTGTGCTGGTTTTCATCGATTAATCTACAATGTGTTTGTAAGTTATCTATAATCAAAGGAAAGTCGTGTTATTCGTATACAACATTTGTCTATTTGGAggtaaaatatcaaaattaaaaataatttatcagtATAGCTTGAATATTACTTTTCTTTATACAAAATGAATGCAATAATATTTGTATAGAACCAGTTTTGAAATCCCTAAACTGttcattcaaaattattcagCCTCTGTTAGTTAATATACACTATCATTACATTTGTTTAGTATACATTATTTGAAAAGTTATAATTAACTGTATTATTGGTTGCATAAATGCGTATGTGTTACCATTCTACCTATActtcataaaaagaaaataataaattaaaattagttatATAATGCGAAGGTGCATGCAAAAATTAGAATCTACAATGACTGTATTATATTGATCTGTAATAAATGCATTTTGTTTACAGGAATTCGACGACTATAGGGATGCAGATGATGCCGTTTACGAGCTCAATGGAAAGGAGCTTCTAGGAGAAAGGTAAAGCGTACAATTTCTTATTATACGTATTTTATACGTAAAACCGAGAAATTTGTTAAAGAGTATGAAAAGAATGGTGTAGGTAGCATGTTCTGCATGATTagtttcttttattacttgagttttcaattattcattcacattatataattaatataatatcaaAATTTGTAGTTTCTAATTGGACAATTGTTTCAAGGTACTACAagtaatgtaatttttttgAAAGTTACAAGATTACAATTTGTtgcattgaaattaataattttgaatattcatTCAATGTGTAACATTAACATCATTCGGTAACATTATTGATATACGTTtcattaattgaatttcaatgatgttcagtaaaaaatatgttactTCGTGTTGTTAATGTTACGCTAAACGCGTAGAATTATACACGAGAAGCAATAGTAtcgataattttttatttttatttcaattttatcttcCATCAGTTTATCTACTCTTGCTTCGGTGTAATTTCAAATGCAACATGTACAccaatatttttgtttataatcTTTTAAGTTTAATAAACGGCGTCTGTCCTCCAAATTATTGATTTGGTTTGTTCTGGAATAAAAAGTGCATCTTAAATAGCCGATATGACTTGCCGCCATTTTGAACTACTTCCATCAATTCCCCGATATTATATGTCACAAAGAGACTTATTGACACTTGTAATAACGAAATGCCTCCGCAGTTTGAGTAATGTGTGTATTGCTACTTTGATAAGATAAACGCAAACTTTTTGAATTCGAGAAGACGCGACATAGTCAGTATTacgttttcataattttctgctgattattaaatgatactattattatttgGCTCTTAAAAAAACAAGTAGTAGTACATCAAAAGAATAGCAATAATAGCAAATACACACACGCGGAGGTACTAGTCAATTATAAGAAAACTTTTACAGACTTGTATTAAGACTGTACTTAGATTGATGATGAATAAGTTGCGCGTTAAGCGGACAACAACTAGAAAAAAAGTATAGAAACAGGGGATGAAGACAAACGATGATGATGAGGGGACAGCGCCTCAGTGACTGGACTTGTAGATAAGACGAGAGACAGGcggatgatgatgatgatgatgatgatattTGAACGGATTTCGAGAGGAGGCTGAggaatggaaaaagaaaaggaaagaaggatGGAAGGAAGCCGCTTTAGAGTAAGAATTAGTCGAGGACTTAGGCGGGGTTTTGTTGGGTGTGTTTCAGAGTGGCGGTGGAGATAGCACGGGGTGTTTCAGGGAGGCGAGGCGACCGTGGCTACGGACGCTCACGCTCCTGGAGAGACAAGTAAGCATATCCAATGTGTCTTGTTACAGAATTACTGTAGAGAGGGCCCGGGGGACACCTAGGGGTAGTGACCAGTGGCGCTATGGTGACTCCCGTGGTGGTTATGGGGACTCGAGGCGATCTGCGTAAGACACGctatccttttttttattttatcagaGCGATCATTATCCCCCTCCTCCCCTGAAGACAATTCAGCTTGAAATATGCAAAATCTATCATAATTTCCAATCAGCTTCAAGCTATTATGAAGCtttcaaaataattgaaatcacttttttattattttttttatttttaaatttgatttttattcaaacacCTTACAAAATGATTTTGCATATCGCTCGTACAGGGAAGAACGTAACCTTGGATAAGATAAGCTCTAGAATAtataaagagagaaagagaaagaaagaaagaaagtgtGTATgtgagagaaagagagcgTGCATTGTATAATTTGGCATAAATCTTGTATACttgaaaatagagaaaatttTTCGTCGAGGCATCGCCAATTTCTAACTAGTTTGAATTGGTTGTCTTGGATTTGACTGCTCTCAACAGGAGCACGTCGAATGAATGGAATTCGAAATTGCTAGCTGGAAAGTCTTAACGTATAGCATACCTATATGATAATGCCTAGTGAACTTTACTACCCTCCCAGACGTTAAGTTTTATTACTGGTAGTTGAGATATGAGATGAATAGATGTAATTGGCGACTAATAGATGTGTGGTATTGTGTTTGTTACAGCCGAGACGATATGCGGCACGACAGGTACGCTATTGCTGCATTTTGAGTAGATTTGAttcgattggaacaggtgatTGATTGTGTGCCTGAGCAATGAATGCAGATCTGTAGTTATTTGCTGAAGGTTTAACCATCGATCCGTTATTTCTGTTCACATGACATCCCTTTTTGCAGAGATAGTGTGAACAGAAACACGAGGACTGCATCTAGCTACAAGCAATCATTGCCCAGGTACATACATCCAATGTTACGCTCTAACGATACatctttataatatataactattcaattttcaatattttacaattttaaatttttaaagaaaaaaaaaaactaaagtCTCTTAAACGTTttccatttaaaatattcgctattataaatatgtaaaGTCAGGTCCAAGACAAACCTGCTTTTATTGAAAACATTCAGATGCAATAATATcattgtttttccttttttagaTATGGACCACCAACACGCACCGAGTATCGCCTTATCGTGGAAAATCTGTCGAGTCGTGTCAGCTGGCAGGTAAGCAATATCTGTACCTTGTTTCGCTTTATGTCTGATAGCTTTTTCCGTGAGTTTGATTACTACTCGAGGTTCCAGAAAAACAAAATGCGAGTACACCGAAAATGTGCGCGGATaccaataatatatatataatacaataatcaTATATTTTCTCTCGCTGGCGATTCTGCAATTTCGCATCCCCGAGTTGAACCAAACTTACACGCGGCATTAGcagcattaatatttttattcgatttttctttcatcatTTTTAAGTTCGTTTACTCATATTCAAACTCCAAATCCGAgttacaaaaaaataaaagaaaagaaaaaaaagatgtaCATTTTGATCAAGTAAGTCTATGGCATCTAAAACCAAATTTTGTTGTTCTGAATAATATATACTTCCGCTTGATGAGACGAGCCCAAAAAAAGCATGAGCCATGACGATGAACGAGCGGAAGGAAAATAATAGACGAAAGGTGCAAAACAGGGAAGATGATTCACAGAAAAATACGATCACGAAATAGAACGAAGGTGTAGACACGTGAATTTCGACGGTCATTTTTTGAGCACAAAGCATAATGGAGACATCGAGGAAATCAGAGCGTGCTGCTTACGGTGTGCTTTTGGAAGAAGGTGgtgcaaagagaagacgtcgAGGAACGAACAGTGGAGAAGAATAACACACAGATTGACAAAGGGCAATCTTTGGGACAACTTGGGAAATGCGAGAACGATGTGGGAAATACCAGGACGCACTTCATCTTTCGATTAACTCCCCAATCAAAACAGACAGCACATTACATAGAGATCTAACAATGTCCATTCCAACaaattagagaaaaaaaaaaaatgaaagaagcaGACACAGATCATTTCTGTTAAAAGAGCTTTAATGCTCTTTTGTATGCATGTGAACCAAGTCTTACTTgatcaatatacattgataaaaaaaaaaaaaaaaaaaaatactaaatCGTCTAATCGTACTTTTCGGATGATTGGTTGTCTTTTGATGAAAAACGAATTTCTCTCGCTCAGTCCGAATTCTCTCGATTCTTCGACgttcctttttcaattttattatttcatttacgtTCGGCCAACAGTTGagaaaaaacaataaaattgatGTTCTTTCCGAAGAGCCATGTCCTCTTCGCCGAGGAGGGGTGACCGGTAGGGCCAATAGACTGATGATGTGCGATGAATAAAGATGACGATGCACGCGATGGGCCCGCCTTGAGGTCAAGTGGCACCAGGTTGGTTTCTGAGGTGTCCCGGGTGAGAGAGATAGCCGCGTGGCACTGGGTACACCTACCACCTACCACCTTCTACTACTTACGCAGTGATTACGTGGTGAAAACCCAGTGACGAGATAGGTTCTTACCGTATCTGCGATCTTCTCATCATGATCGCTGGGAGAGAAAATACGTCGTCTGTGCCTCTACGATCATCAATGACTCTGACCTGTATCTATGCCTGGATGTGTTACAACAACAACAAATCATTACTCTCTCtatctttctccttttccAATTGTCAACTTGTTAACCTTTCAACAATTCTCTTTTATAATCCTTTTATCAAACATTTCTATCTCTTCCTGCTGGtatactctgtacatttattattcaacttTTATTATTCCCAACTGTAATCATCTCCATCATACGACTGCCTGTCTCATCATCTAACTTcgctactactactactactactatcACATTTATTACTACACCACGACTGTTACTGCTACTGGTACGCCACCAACCTAGCCATCTAGTAAGTCAGGCAGCGGCCACCCATGAGGGCATACACGGGCCGAAACCCGAACCATCCGCGACTACGCCACACAGATCCGTTCGACCCGACCAAGCGCCGTTGTGTCTGGCCTTTCTCTCTGTCCGTAAGCAAGGTGGTGCCTGGGCCCAAGGTAAATGCGTCACCTTAACCGAGTGTACTCTTTAgatatatacattatatctattataTATCTTATATACACTTACACACTTGTAACTTGTTTTCTcatattattgttatatatcttttttaatatgttgtatCTACTTTTAAACTGTGCACCATCATAGTTCAAGTGTTTTCATATTATATAtcatatatataatatagatATTTATTATTCGACGAGCTTGGAGCCGTGCACACGCAAatcaaacaaaaatttataaagaaaCCAGTTCCAGAGACAGGGGACCAGTTTAAcaaattatatatgtatatgaagTGTGCTCGAAATTAGGCATCCGTTCATTTGATCATGATAATTATTAGTTTAATATttcgtgtttttttttccattaatttttctttgtacAAATTATATGTTTCAACAGTACACTTTTCTAAGCGCGTTTCAAATATGAAATGAGATAATCAACTTTTCTTTATGCAAGGCAATTTCGTCCTGTCaggttttaaataatttcttgtaTATCTGGGAAACATTTCAGTAACTCAGCGTCGTTCCAGTTGATTCTCTACTCGCATAACAGCACTGGATTATCAGTACAAATCGCATTGGGATTTTCAACCACTTgaattttttcgaaaatatctctgACGCGTTACGGATGATCAGAAGAGACCTCAAGATGCAAGAAAATTACCTACTCTGGTTATACACGCACGCACCTAACAAGAGAGAGTCCACAACATAAAGCCGTACCTGGTTCCCACAAATACAAGAACAAGTTTCATCAATGATCATATACAATGGATATCGAACAGAGACAATATATTGGATAAGATCAAGAACAACCACCACTGAATCACAGAGGATATAATTGAAAGGAATACACATCAAGAGGAACGTGAATCTTCCAGAAGAGATGAGCGATTATCATtgagaaaaggaagaaaataatattgcaAATGGATTTCTCGTGTTCGTCGATTGTTCAAAGGAAATTCATGGATGCATTCTCCTTATTTTCTCCATCAGAATTGTCGAATTGCATCTCCAACTGTTAACAGAGGGACCGTTCACTCTGCATAaatttatgtttaattttgtCATCCCTGAAAGACAATATTTCAAAGGCATTTTAAACATAAATTTTGTTCGGCACGTTTTCAACACTGATCATAATTTCATTGTTTGTTCAGTTTCATGAGCAACTTGTCTTTTCTCTCTGCCTTATGCAGTTCCATCTTTTCAACGATCCATATATTTTTTGATCGAACCATCGAGTTTATGATTTTGTTCATGTTTTTTAAAGAACTCTTAGCAAATGGATTAGATATTTTTTATGATTACAGTCATAACTTATTAAACTTGTATTGTGAGCTGCTCTGcagaaatttttctataaattagTCAAATCTTATTTGAGCACTAAgagtttcttatttttgatCAAACTTCCTTTGAGAAGAGCTTATTCTTTTTCTGCAGGGTAGAGATTTTTCTGCCAACTATTATACATAATATACTGCTTGTTTTAAAGATTGAATTGCATAAAAAGAAAGGTTGCATCAATCGTAGATACTAAATTCGAGCACATGTTTTCAACATATATTCAACACTGAAGAAATGGACAGACAGGACATTACTTGGCTTTTTCAGTAAGGATAGATTTTTCGATATACTTTGGGAGGAGAAggattatttataaataggAACAATAGTGGATAAAAAGAAGTGCACAGGGTACATTTTAACCTCTGCGTAAATCTCTTTTAGTATTAGGAACACAGCTtagtattatatatatatatattcattaCGTGAATATTAATCATATACTTCATATGATTAATTGTAAGATCAATTTCGTATCATTTCAATGTACTAACTCGTATTCTTGTGTGATGCTCAGGATTTGAAGGATTATATGAGACATGCTGGAGAAGTGACATACGCAGATGCACACAAACAGCGTAGAAACGAAGGGTGAGTTATCTcatgattattttttaaaaaaatatataattgtaATCGACGTTTGTACCGATTGATTCATGGTATAAATTAATGTTACAGGGTTGTAGAATTCGCAACATACTCTGACCTGAAGAACGCCATCGACAAATTGGACGACACAGAATTGAACGGACGAAGAATCAGACTTATCGAAGACAAGAGACGTGGTCGTCGCTCCAGGTCCTCGAGTTCGAGATCAAGGTCAAGGTCACGGTCTCGATCTCGTCGTCGATCACGCTCCCGCTCAAGgtattttttctctctctttttaaaaaatcatttcattcattttccGCACTCTATTCTACATTAGTCATTCAGAGTTAATTGCACGACATGTAGAATGATTTAAAACAGCTCCCCTGTACTCTTCATATTAGAGTTGAAGTAGCTTTAGGTAATTCGTAAgcaaaatagaaaaacattttatgaacttgcctttttttctttctttgttaTTTTAGGAGTCGTCGCAGCTCTCGTAGTCGTAGCCGTCGCAGCAGCCGTTCCAAATCAAGGGCACATTCTAAATCTAAATCTAAATCTAAATCCAAATCCCCTGAACGTAGCCGTTCTCGTTCCAAATCCAAGTAAGTATTCCTATCCTGtggttaaatattttctttccagtcgttaatacaattaattaaagagtatttattttattattttgctTCGTTTCTTGcgcaattatttatataattgaaCATTTATTGTAACGTCGCACATTCACCTCCCACTGGTTGGCATTGTGTTTGGGCTGGTTTTTTATTGTTACAAGTTGCCTCTCACCGCTTTTATATTCATTGTTTTTTACACTGAATATATCATTAAAgattttgtactttttttttacttgtatCCTCCTGCATTTTCTTCATTTGAACTATAATTTTACAGATCAAGAGACCGCTCAAAGTCGAAATCTAAGTCAAAGTCCAAATCCAGATCTCGTTCTAGGTCCAAGGCTGAGAGGTCAAAGTCCAGGTCGCAGTCCAAATCCAAAGCCAAGTCTCCCTCAAAGTGAGTTTAATCTATATAATGAGCGCAAGAAAAGCAAATCTATAACCGTCTCTCTTTAAACCAGTTCTTCTTCCAGAGATAGATCTAGTCGCGAAAGATCGAGGGGCGACAGATCGAGGTCCCGATCAGGAAGTAAACATAGCAAAAGCCGTAGCCTTTCTCGTTCGCCAATGAACGGAGATAAATCAcctgaaaataataaacagaAAGCTGATTAAGATAATGAACAAACAAAAAAGGGGATTACGGAGTGAAGTTTGAAGAGGACGAGGAGGATGATGACGatgaggaggaggaggaggaggagaaagaggaagaaatttctctctttttttgtttcctttttttctacAAGTTAAAAATACATTCAAGAAGCCAATTTCATAATGAATTTGTTATAaaacttcaattttttttgtGACACTGTAATTAACATGTACATCGTATTAAACATAAGCGAAATTTGTAAATCCTATGGATACAcggaacaaaaaaaaaaattgtaattaactaTATCGGCTTAAGTATAACTAATAATTGTACATGGTTACATACTTAACTGAACCAATCTACaaaattggttttattttttaattttaattgtacaTGGTCGTCTCTGAATACCACCACACATCgcatttagaaaaataagatGTCTTCATAAGTACCTTAAACGGACTCTACACGTTTTTTCGATGTAACGCCGTAAAATATCAAGGAATTCCCTGTAATGGCTTTTTGTATATATTCCTAACATTCACATTACAATAAGAAAATATGTGATGTGTATTAAATTAGAGGTAAGAGGTATcttattatcaataaaaaaaatacatgcCAAGCCTACGgtgaattatttttcatcgaaagttaatttcttcacttttatttattaaagtatatgCATATAATGTTTTGATAGTATAAACTACAGTATGCATAAATCAAACTGATTACCAACATACATAAAAGAGATAAAAAGTGTATCAATGTTTAAAATTTGGAAGTTCCTTATTGATATAACAAAATAGAgtttatgtatatgtacatgtGCATTTATACAATGTGATCGACTATAATCTACTTATAAATTCATTGcgattatttgaaataatacaTCAAATACTCTCTTGCTTACAAAAGTTGTACGGTCAGAGTAAATATAATCTTAATCATCCGTAAATTTCTCGGTTTTAACTCTAACATTGCTAAATTCAAAATCTAATTCTAACTGTCtagatttatttttacttggcgaattttttctatttttccgaGTATATCTATAACTGTCATCGTTC containing:
- the LOC114873900 gene encoding serine-arginine protein 55 isoform X2 codes for the protein MSTRVFVGGLTYRVRERDLVKFFRKYGRIKEVAMKNGFAFVEFDDYRDADDAVYELNGKELLGERITVERARGTPRGSDQWRYGDSRGGYGDSRRSARDDMRHDRDSVNRNTRTASSYKQSLPRYGPPTRTEYRLIVENLSSRVSWQDLKDYMRHAGEVTYADAHKQRRNEGVVEFATYSDLKNAIDKLDDTELNGRRIRLIEDKRRGRRSRSSSSRSRSRSRSRSRRRSRSRSRSRRSSRSRSRRSSRSKSRAHSKSKSKSKSKSPERSRSRSKSKSRDRSKSKSKSKSKSRSRSRSKAERSKSRSQSKSKAKSPSNSSSRDRSSRERSRGDRSRSRSGSKHSKSRSLSRSPMNGDKSPENNKQKAD
- the LOC114873900 gene encoding serine-arginine protein 55 isoform X6; the encoded protein is MSTRVFVGGLTYRVRERDLVKFFRKYGRIKEVAMKNGFAFVEFDDYRDADDAVYELNGKELLGERVAVEIARGVSGRRGDRGYGRSRSWRDNRDDMRHDRDSVNRNTRTASSYKQSLPRYGPPTRTEYRLIVENLSSRVSWQDLKDYMRHAGEVTYADAHKQRRNEGVVEFATYSDLKNAIDKLDDTELNGRRIRLIEDKRRGRRSRSSSSRSRSRSRSRSRRRSRSRSRSRRSSRSRSRRSSRSKSRAHSKSKSKSKSKSPERSRSRSKSKSRDRSKSKSKSKSKSRSRSRSKAERSKSRSQSKSKAKSPSNSSSRDRSSRERSRGDRSRSRSGSKHSKSRSLSRSPMNGDKSPENNKQKAD
- the LOC114873900 gene encoding serine-arginine protein 55 isoform X10, with product MSTRVFVGGLTYRVRERDLVKFFRKYGRIKEVAMKNGFAFVEFDDYRDADDAVYELNGKELLGERITVERARGTPRGSDQWRYGDSRGGYGDSRRSARDDMRHDRYGPPTRTEYRLIVENLSSRVSWQDLKDYMRHAGEVTYADAHKQRRNEGVVEFATYSDLKNAIDKLDDTELNGRRIRLIEDKRRGRRSRSSSSRSRSRSRSRSRRRSRSRSRSRRSSRSRSRRSSRSKSRAHSKSKSKSKSKSPERSRSRSKSKSRDRSKSKSKSKSKSRSRSRSKAERSKSRSQSKSKAKSPSNSSSRDRSSRERSRGDRSRSRSGSKHSKSRSLSRSPMNGDKSPENNKQKAD
- the LOC114873900 gene encoding serine-arginine protein 55 isoform X4; translated protein: MSTRVFVGGLTYRVRERDLVKFFRKYGRIKEVAMKNGFAFVEFDDYRDADDAVYELNGKELLGERITVERARGTPRGSDQWRYGDSRGGYGDSRRSARDDMRHDRDSVNRNTRTASSYKQSLPRYGPPTRTEYRLIVENLSSRVSWQDLKDYMRHAGEVTYADAHKQRRNEGVVEFATYSDLKNAIDKLDDTELNGRRIRLIEDKRRGRRSRSSSSRSRSRSRSRSRRRSRSRSRSRRSSRSRSRRSSRSKSRAHSKSKSKSKSKSPERSRSRSKSKSRDRSKSKSKSKSKSRSRSRSKAERSKSRSQSKSKAKSPSKDRSSRERSRGDRSRSRSGSKHSKSRSLSRSPMNGDKSPENNKQKAD
- the LOC114873900 gene encoding serine-arginine protein 55 isoform X15; amino-acid sequence: MVGTRVYVGGLPYGTRERDLERFFRGYGRFRDVLIKNGYGFVEFDDYRDADDAVYELNGKELLGERITVERARGTPRGSDQWRYGDSRGGYGDSRRSARDDMRHDRDSVNRNTRTASSYKQSLPRYGPPTRTEYRLIVENLSSRVSWQDLKDYMRHAGEVTYADAHKQRRNEGVVEFATYSDLKNAIDKLDDTELNGRRIRLIEDKRRGRRSRSSSSRSRSRSRSRSRRRSRSRSRSRRSSRSRSRRSSRSKSRAHSKSKSKSKSKSPERSRSRSKSKDRSSRERSRGDRSRSRSGSKHSKSRSLSRSPMNGDKSPENNKQKAD
- the LOC114873900 gene encoding serine-arginine protein 55 isoform X13, which gives rise to MVGTRVYVGGLPYGTRERDLERFFRGYGRFRDVLIKNGYGFVEFDDYRDADDAVYELNGKELLGERITVERARGTPRGSDQWRYGDSRGGYGDSRRSARDDMRHDRDSVNRNTRTASSYKQSLPRYGPPTRTEYRLIVENLSSRVSWQDLKDYMRHAGEVTYADAHKQRRNEGVVEFATYSDLKNAIDKLDDTELNGRRIRLIEDKRRGRRSRSSSSRSRSRSRSRSRRRSRSRSRSRRSSRSRSRRSSRSKSRAHSKSKSKSKSKSPERSRSRSKSKSKAERSKSRSQSKSKAKSPSKDRSSRERSRGDRSRSRSGSKHSKSRSLSRSPMNGDKSPENNKQKAD
- the LOC114873900 gene encoding serine-arginine protein 55 isoform X8, whose amino-acid sequence is MVGTRVYVGGLPYGTRERDLERFFRGYGRFRDVLIKNGYGFVEFDDYRDADDAVYELNGKELLGERVAVEIARGVSGRRGDRGYGRSRSWRDKDSVNRNTRTASSYKQSLPRYGPPTRTEYRLIVENLSSRVSWQDLKDYMRHAGEVTYADAHKQRRNEGVVEFATYSDLKNAIDKLDDTELNGRRIRLIEDKRRGRRSRSSSSRSRSRSRSRSRRRSRSRSRSRRSSRSRSRRSSRSKSRAHSKSKSKSKSKSPERSRSRSKSKSRDRSKSKSKSKSKSRSRSRSKAERSKSRSQSKSKAKSPSNSSSRDRSSRERSRGDRSRSRSGSKHSKSRSLSRSPMNGDKSPENNKQKAD
- the LOC114873900 gene encoding serine-arginine protein 55 isoform X1, which produces MVGTRVYVGGLPYGTRERDLERFFRGYGRFRDVLIKNGYGFVEFDDYRDADDAVYELNGKELLGERITVERARGTPRGSDQWRYGDSRGGYGDSRRSARDDMRHDRDSVNRNTRTASSYKQSLPRYGPPTRTEYRLIVENLSSRVSWQDLKDYMRHAGEVTYADAHKQRRNEGVVEFATYSDLKNAIDKLDDTELNGRRIRLIEDKRRGRRSRSSSSRSRSRSRSRSRRRSRSRSRSRRSSRSRSRRSSRSKSRAHSKSKSKSKSKSPERSRSRSKSKSRDRSKSKSKSKSKSRSRSRSKAERSKSRSQSKSKAKSPSNSSSRDRSSRERSRGDRSRSRSGSKHSKSRSLSRSPMNGDKSPENNKQKAD
- the LOC114873900 gene encoding serine-arginine protein 55 isoform X9, which encodes MVGTRVYVGGLPYGTRERDLERFFRGYGRFRDVLIKNGYGFVEFDDYRDADDAVYELNGKELLGERITVERARGTPRGSDQWRYGDSRGGYGDSRRSARDDMRHDRYGPPTRTEYRLIVENLSSRVSWQDLKDYMRHAGEVTYADAHKQRRNEGVVEFATYSDLKNAIDKLDDTELNGRRIRLIEDKRRGRRSRSSSSRSRSRSRSRSRRRSRSRSRSRRSSRSRSRRSSRSKSRAHSKSKSKSKSKSPERSRSRSKSKSRDRSKSKSKSKSKSRSRSRSKAERSKSRSQSKSKAKSPSNSSSRDRSSRERSRGDRSRSRSGSKHSKSRSLSRSPMNGDKSPENNKQKAD